From a region of the Tachysurus fulvidraco isolate hzauxx_2018 chromosome 5, HZAU_PFXX_2.0, whole genome shotgun sequence genome:
- the stk24b gene encoding serine/threonine-protein kinase 24, protein MAQSPVQGGLPGIQSLRADPEELFTKLERIGKGSFGEVFKGIDNRTQKVVAIKNIDLEEAEDEIDDIQQEITVLSQCDSPFVTKYYGSYLKGSKLWIIMEYLGGGSALDLLEPGALDEAQIATILREILKGLEYLHSEKKIHRDIKAANVLLSEQGEVKLADFGVAGQLTDTQIKRNTFVGTPFWMAPEVIKQSAYDSKADIWSLGITAIELAKGEPPHSDLHPMKVLFLIPKNNPPTLEGNYSKPLKEFVEACLNKEPSFRPTAKELLKHKLIVRYAKKTSYLTDLIDRYKQWKAEQCRDDSSSDDSDSEADGQASGGQDFSNDEWIFTIREKDLKKLQNGANMEEQPDTPQRPLSQILSTVITPVFTELKERGGENAVKADVLDELEEAMLLAEETYPGISDVMVTQLIQRLQRFSRARTSSSSPQ, encoded by the exons AGTCTGAGAGCCGACCCCGAGGAGCTGTTCACCAAGCTGGAGCGGATCGGCAAGGGCTCGTTCGGCGAGGTCTTTAAAGGCATCGACAATCGCACGCAGAAGGTGGTGGCAATCAAGAACATTGACCTGGAGGAGGCTGAGGACGAGATCGACGACATCCAGCAGGAGATCACAGTCCTGAGCCAGTGTGACAGCCCCTTCGTCACCAAGTACTATGGCTCCTACCTCAAA GGCTCAAAGCTGTGGATTATTATGGAGTATCTTGGTGGAGGATCAGCGCTGGATTTG ctgGAGCCCGGGGCTCTGGACGAGGCACAGATCGCCACAATCCTGCGTGAGATCCTGAAGGGTCTGGAGTACCTGCATTCTGAGAAGAAAATTCACAGAGATATCAAAG CTGCCAATGTGCTGCTGTCTGAGCAGGGTGAGGTCAAGCTGGCAGACTTTGGTGTAGCAGGTCAGCTGACGGACACGCAGATCAAACGCAACACGTTCGTAGGGACGCCGTTCTGGATGGCACCGGAAGTCATTAAACAATCCGCTTATGACTCAAAG GCTGATATTTGGTCTCTGGGGATCACAGCGATCGAGTTGGCGAAAGGCGAGCCGCCTCACTCTGACCTGCATCCAATGAAGGTCCTCTTCCTCATCCCAAAGAACAACCCGCCGACTCTGGAGGGCAACTACAGCAAACCGCTCAAAGAGTTTGTGGAGGCGTGTTTAAATAAAGAGCCCAGTTTT agACCCACAGCCAAAGAGTTGCTAAAGCACAAGCTGATTGTGCGTTACGCTAAGAAAACCTCCTACCTGACTGACCTGATCGACCGATACAAACAGTGGAAGGCCGAGCAGTGCAGAGATGACTCCAGCTCAGATGATTCTGACTC agaagCTGATGGACAGGCGTCTGGTGGACAGGACTTCAGTAATGATGAGTGGATCTTCACGATTAGGGAGAAAGACCTCAAAAAGCTGCAAAATGGAGCCAACATGGAAGAGCAG CCGGACACACCTCAAAGGCCGCTGTCACAGATTTTATCTACCGTTATCACACCAGTCTTCACAGAG CTGAAAGAGCGAGGTGGTGAAAATGCAGTAAAGGCAGACGTGTTGGACGAGTTAGAAGAGGCCATGTTACTTGCCGAAGAGACGTATCCAGGTATCTCTGACGTCATGGTGACCCAGCTTATACAGAGACTACAACG gTTCTCCCGAGCCAGGACGTCTTCCTCTTCTCCTCAGTGA